TCATTGTTCTTGTGTCGGCTCGGACAGTCGGCCGGAGACGTACAGCCAGTCGCGGACGAACCCGACGATAAAGGGGACGGCGACGAAGACGGCCCCGACGGTCGTGACCGGTGGCGTGACGACCGGCGAGAGGACGAGGGTCAGAAAGGCCATCTGGAGGCCAGCGAGGTAGCGGCGGCTCGCGCGTGGCGGGAGGGCGAAGACGGGACGGTCGCGGCGTCGACGGAGCCAGCGCCCGAACACGAACAGGTAGCGCGCGGCGCTGACCGAGAGGTACCAGACGGGCAGTTGGCCGTACAGGACGGCCAAAAGCGGGGCGATCAGGATCCCGAGCGCGTCGAACTCGGTGTCCAGCCGTGCGCCAAGCGTCGTGACGTGATCGGTCAACCGGGCGAGCGTTCCGTCGACGTAATCCGCGAGCGCGGCCGCACCGTAGAGCAGCGCCGGCAGCCAGACGAGCGACTCGGTGGGCCGGGACAGGAGGAGAAAGCCCGCGAGGAAGGCGATCAACACGCCGCGGGCGAGTGTCAGTTGCGTTCCGGGGCCGAACGAAGCGAGCAACCGCCCCTCCTCCCGGTTCCGGGGGAGAACATACCAGAGCAACGCGAGTTCGTAGGCCAGAACCGGGACGGTAAGCAGGAGCCACCGGCGAGCCAGATCGTCGGCTAGAAGCAGGCGAAGCCCGCCAAAGGAGAGGGCGGTCGCGACCGTCGCGATCGTCGCGACGGCGACCCACCGCAGCCGGAGTTTGCGGAGGGTCCGGTCGACGTAGGCGTCGCTCATGGCGACTCGGGAAGGCAGATCCAGCCGTCCTCGCCGGGGATGATCGCGTAGCCGCTCCCGGCGAGCAGTTCGCGCATCCCGGCCGCGCTCTCCCCACGGTCGTCGGGTTCGCCCGCGTGTCGGGCGTGGGGCTCGACGTAGACGAACGGGCGGTGGGTCGCGAGGACCTCCCGTGCCCCGCGGAGGACCTCGGGGCCGAACCCCTCGACGTCGACCTTGAGGTGGTCCGGCGGCGGGACCCGCCCCGTCGAGACGAGCGCATCGAGCGTCCGGATCGGAACCGTCTCGGTGCCGACGACGTGGGCTCCGAATCGAGCGGCGTTGAACCGGTTGAACGACCCGAGTTCGTGATACGAGGAGCGATAGAAGGGCAGCGAGCCCTCCTCGGCACCGACGCCGAGTTCGAGGGTTCCGATTCGGTCCTCGAACCCGCTCGCGGCCACGTTCGCCCGAAGTGCCCCGGCGATTTCGGGGTTCGGTTCGATCGCCACCGCGGTCGCGTCGGGGTACTCGGCGGCGACCGAAAGCGAGTACACGCCGGTGTTCGCGCCGACGTCCACGACTACGTCGCCGTCGCGACAGCGGTCCAGCAGCGCCGCGAGCAGCCAGTCGTTGCCGTGGCGATGATAGAGTTCGTAGCTGCGAAACGAGCCCTCGCGCACCCGTTTTTCCGTCGCCACCAGTTGGTAGCGGTAGTTCGCGCCCGCGAGTCGGTAGTAGACGGCGTTCGGGAGCGCGGGGAGGACCGACGGGAGACGGTACAGCGCCCGGAAGAGCGCCAAGAGAGCACCACTGATGGTGGTGTTGCGAGGCATCACCACCTCGATAAACGGCCGGTGTCGGCTTTGGTGTTGCCCCGGTCGTCGAATCGTGAACGGCGGGACGTAACCCGAATCGGTTTCGAGACGGTGGGATCGGGCACAGGTTCTTACGCACTCGTTACGTAGCCCGGCACATGAGCTCGGAAGAACTCACCAAGAACCAGGAGCGCTTCGATCACCGCAACGAGGAGCGCTCGGCGTTCCGCTCGGAGAAGGGCCTGACCGAAGAGGTCGTCCGCCTCATCAGCGAGGACAAGGACGAACCCGACTGGATGCTCGATCGCCGCCTTAGAGCGCTCGAACACTACCAGAACATGCCCCTTCCCACCGACTGGCCCGGCCAGCCCGACCTCACCCAGCTCGACGTCGAGGAGATCATCCCCTACATCCGCCCCGACGTCGAAGCCCGCGGGAGCGTCGACTCCTGGGAGGACGTCCCCGAAGACATCAAGGATACCTTCGAGAAACTCGGCATCCCCGAGGCCGAGCGCGAATCGCTCTCCGGGGTGGGCGCCCAGTACGAAAGCGAGGTCGTCTACCAGAACATGCAAGAACAGTGGGAGGAGAAGGGCGTCGTCTTCATGAACATGGACGAGGCCGTCCAGGAACACCCCGACATCGTGAAGGAGTACTTCATGACCCGCTGCGTTCCCCCAAGCGACAACAAGTTCGCCGCCCTCCACGGTGCGGTCTGGTCCGGCGGGAGCTTCGTCTACGTTCCCGAGGACGTCACCGTCGAAATGCCCGTTCAGGCCTACTTCCGCATGAACTCGGAGGGGATGGGCCAGTTCGAACACACCCTCATCGTCGCCGAAAAGGGCAGCGAAGTCCACTACATCGAAGGCTGTAGCGCGCCGAAATACGGCACGCACAACCTGCACTCCGGGGGGGTGGAAGTGTTCGTCGGCGAGGACGCCCACGTCCAATACAGCACCGTGCAGAACTGGTCGAAAAACACCTTCAACCTCAATACGAAACGCGCGCTCGCCGAGAAGGGCGGCCGGATGGAGTGGGTCTCGGGCTCGATGGGCTCGAAAGCCACGATGCTCTATCCCTGCACCATTCTCAAGGGTC
The DNA window shown above is from Halalkalicoccus jeotgali B3 and carries:
- a CDS encoding CDP-alcohol phosphatidyltransferase family protein produces the protein MSDAYVDRTLRKLRLRWVAVATIATVATALSFGGLRLLLADDLARRWLLLTVPVLAYELALLWYVLPRNREEGRLLASFGPGTQLTLARGVLIAFLAGFLLLSRPTESLVWLPALLYGAAALADYVDGTLARLTDHVTTLGARLDTEFDALGILIAPLLAVLYGQLPVWYLSVSAARYLFVFGRWLRRRRDRPVFALPPRASRRYLAGLQMAFLTLVLSPVVTPPVTTVGAVFVAVPFIVGFVRDWLYVSGRLSEPTQEQ
- the sufB gene encoding Fe-S cluster assembly protein SufB; its protein translation is MSSEELTKNQERFDHRNEERSAFRSEKGLTEEVVRLISEDKDEPDWMLDRRLRALEHYQNMPLPTDWPGQPDLTQLDVEEIIPYIRPDVEARGSVDSWEDVPEDIKDTFEKLGIPEAERESLSGVGAQYESEVVYQNMQEQWEEKGVVFMNMDEAVQEHPDIVKEYFMTRCVPPSDNKFAALHGAVWSGGSFVYVPEDVTVEMPVQAYFRMNSEGMGQFEHTLIVAEKGSEVHYIEGCSAPKYGTHNLHSGGVEVFVGEDAHVQYSTVQNWSKNTFNLNTKRALAEKGGRMEWVSGSMGSKATMLYPCTILKGRGASANHISIAFAGEGQDIDTGAKVYHNAPNTNSTIESKSISKDGGRTNYRGLVHIADGAHDSSTSVECDALMFDNESVSDTMPYMEINESKVDVAHEATVGKIGDEDVFYLQSRGLDDDDAKQMIVSGFIEPITEELPIEYAVELNRLIELEMEGSLG
- a CDS encoding FkbM family methyltransferase, translating into MPRNTTISGALLALFRALYRLPSVLPALPNAVYYRLAGANYRYQLVATEKRVREGSFRSYELYHRHGNDWLLAALLDRCRDGDVVVDVGANTGVYSLSVAAEYPDATAVAIEPNPEIAGALRANVAASGFEDRIGTLELGVGAEEGSLPFYRSSYHELGSFNRFNAARFGAHVVGTETVPIRTLDALVSTGRVPPPDHLKVDVEGFGPEVLRGAREVLATHRPFVYVEPHARHAGEPDDRGESAAGMRELLAGSGYAIIPGEDGWICLPESP